From Bacillus basilensis, a single genomic window includes:
- a CDS encoding response regulator transcription factor, with the protein MKILVVDDESSIRNLIRMQLEMEGYEVLTAADGREALERWKEGPDVLILDVMLPDTDGYELLRLFREKDRDIPVLMLTAKSQMNDKLLGLQLGADDYVTKPFNYAELILRVKNMARRVKKKEVTVSHEVIEAGEITICPKERKVHVSGQEIQLTYREFNLCQLFVSNPQRVFMRDELLEKVWGFEYIGNTRAVDIMVQRLRKKLGNSGEYIKTIYGVGYKLDC; encoded by the coding sequence ATGAAAATACTTGTAGTGGATGATGAATCGAGTATTCGTAATTTGATTCGGATGCAGCTTGAGATGGAAGGATACGAGGTGTTGACTGCGGCTGACGGGAGAGAAGCTTTAGAGAGATGGAAGGAAGGGCCGGATGTATTGATTTTGGATGTTATGCTTCCAGATACAGATGGGTATGAGTTACTTCGTCTGTTCCGTGAGAAGGATAGGGATATTCCAGTACTCATGTTAACTGCGAAGAGTCAGATGAATGATAAATTGCTTGGCTTGCAGCTTGGGGCGGATGATTATGTGACGAAGCCCTTCAATTATGCGGAGCTTATTCTTCGGGTCAAGAATATGGCGCGACGTGTGAAGAAGAAAGAGGTAACGGTAAGTCATGAGGTAATCGAGGCGGGAGAGATAACGATCTGTCCTAAGGAAAGAAAAGTGCATGTTAGTGGACAGGAAATTCAGTTAACGTACCGAGAGTTTAATTTATGTCAGTTGTTTGTTTCCAATCCGCAGCGTGTATTTATGAGAGATGAGTTGCTTGAGAAAGTATGGGGTTTTGAGTATATCGGAAATACGAGAGCGGTTGATATTATGGTGCAACGACTGCGGAAGAAGCTAGGGAATAGTGGGGAATATATTAAGACAATTTATGGCGTTGGCTATAAACTAGATTGTTAA